A window of the Schistocerca nitens isolate TAMUIC-IGC-003100 chromosome 5, iqSchNite1.1, whole genome shotgun sequence genome harbors these coding sequences:
- the LOC126260375 gene encoding uncharacterized protein LOC126260375, translating into MPYRCCVPNCRGNYDGGPKVTVFKFPEDEATRKKWLSRIRRHNFTPSSSSRVCHVHFHKDDVIWETQIVDERTGQLLRAPLLKPRLRPHAVPSLLPNCPSYLSKEESRREGPEEKKQRLENEQLAAALQYSLASQKDYENTFSFSSLEELMLRTKEVDLPNEWSVIEKHSDFVCFLKIIRNPAPLITHSVVIDSNLNVSLFKKDVQIKTLGKRSFPVIVTNIHEIVSVLQEYSDTDCGHSETSIDSIVEIVKDSLGVLKNSLQESEKEMVDFIYEQATVLMQ; encoded by the exons ATGCCGTATCGTTGTTGTGTGCCGAATTGTAGAGGAAATTACGACGGTGGACCAAAAGTAACCGTGTTTAAATTTCCGGAGGATGAAGCAACGAGGAAGAAATGGTTGTCACGTATTCGCAGACATAACTTCACTCCTTCTTCAAGTTCAAGa gtatgtcatgttcacttccacaaggatgatgttatttgggaaacacaaattgtggatgaaaggactggtcagttattaagagccccccttctcaaaccacgtttgagaccacatgcagttccatcactactcccaaactgtccttcctacctttcaaaggaagaaagtagacgtgaagggccagaggagaaaaagcaaaggcttgaaaatgagcagttagctgcagcgttacaatatagtttagcatcacagaaggactatgaaaacactttcagcttcagttctttagaagagttgatgttgcgtacgaaggaagtggatttgcccaacgagtggagtgtgatcgaaaaacacagtgattttgtttgttttttaaagataataagaaatccagcaccattaatcacacattctgtcgttatagatagtaatttaaatgtttcattgtttaagaaagatgtacaaattaagacattaggaaaaagatcttttcctgtaattgtaaccaatatccatgaaattgtcagtgtactgcaggagtattcagacacagattgtgggcactcagaaacttctatagatagtattgtagagatagtgaaagacagtctaggagtgctgaaaaacagtttacaggagagtgaaaaggagatggtagactttatatatgaacaa gctactgtgctcatgcagtga